A single region of the Drosophila takahashii strain IR98-3 E-12201 chromosome 2R, DtakHiC1v2, whole genome shotgun sequence genome encodes:
- the LOC138912472 gene encoding uncharacterized protein, producing MYKCRMCHKGHPLRVCAKFIKLSILERRRAARRMGYCSNCLATTHRVHQCDSKEVCHKCGDLHHTLLHHGYTTTEAPEASKKEGRQPRSPRKDSSPPSINRTVRASRSKTRNTSERRPPRRSISPSQTLRQLQEAIKSLTKLKTAIRQGGRHVSAR from the coding sequence ATGTACAAGTGCCGCATGTGCCACAAAGGTCATCCTTTGCGCGTATGCGCTAAATTCATCAAGCTGAGCATCCTGGAACGCCGTCGCGCCGCACGAAGAATGGGCTACTGCTCAAATTGCCTGGCCACCACACATCGCGTGCATCAATGCGATTCCAAAGAGGTGTGTCACAAGTGTGGCGACCTGCATCACACTTTGCTGCACCACGGCTACACCACCACGGAAGCTCCAGAAGCATCAAAGAAGGAAGGACGTCAACCGCGCAGCCCACGAAAGGACAGCTCTCCACCAAGCATCAACCGAACCGTCCGAGCGAGTCGTTCCAAAACAAGGAACACTTCCGAACGCCGCCCTCCGAGACGCAGTATCTCACCATCTCAGACGCTTCGCCAGCTGCAGGAAGCCATCAAAAGCCTAACCAAGCTCAAAACCGCCATCCGGCAGGGGGGGCGGCATGTTAGCGCACGCTAA